One stretch of Mangifera indica cultivar Alphonso chromosome 9, CATAS_Mindica_2.1, whole genome shotgun sequence DNA includes these proteins:
- the LOC123225435 gene encoding protein TRM32 isoform X1 codes for MGRQLQRVHSGVQYEGYHPGCLWSILHILGFGSGEAQSSLDADNFLDATKNANPSSTISKVSSWKKRTGKLLNQKADLGDSVNVEDNLGEYQLSEMEEKVMANSKSQKMMDSKQLKEYVDVLEIFKVNKEQFLKIFKESDIGVSENSPGQQISNKKAKLTKSGSFPVADPSRLRNLRPSTIEHKQNETWTSPKEKLLVCSTKKGDDNGGSAVKQKANTNSQGSSQASSHQKWKKLLTGYFRGRKQRIKHAVKENKKENDYSKTEGQEMPRGLENISEVGCGAESSRFYQESNGSEPDLGKSRRQMRRTASLNESPERHAWLFESSCGREAKLPHSSSLKLRNEDKTASKEHIPKFFRSVSSLPDLESFSSLLNELAHGSEMPVSTEVACNTNSESDKHDETKSSSPPQAKDNLEPLIENREQGSDNNASMENSGPLILSRIGEKFLMSGQFGENIIDALKVASITPQDEVIVSSMDPTICLEQQSPDPIPENCFPGNRKVLAEVPISEAGSELNLEQAQIDEADSSFNIQHESKADYLPDFCDTVITDKDNQLQHFELGENEPSFNYVGQVLMLSGFVENDCHGTWYSLDQPLNPSVYKELEEYLHHEPQYSPESIGENCEHQLLFDLTNEVLIELSERSLTYFPLALSFNRLISPMPKGKRVVNEVWSRICWYITFRTNLDQSLDGILAQDLTKGNGWLIHQFETECVALEVEDLICDELLDELMKELS; via the exons ATGGGAAGGCAGTTGCAGCGTGTACACTCTGGCGTTCAATATGAGGGCTACCATCCAGGCTGCCTATGGAGCATACTACATATTCTTG GCTTTGGAAGTGGTGAAGCGCAAAGTTCACTGGATGCTGATAACTTCCTG GATGCTACCAAAAATGCAAACCCTTCTTCCACTATATCTAAGGTTTCATCTTGGAAAAAGAGAACGGGGAAATTGTTGAATCAAAAGGCTGATTTGGGTGACAGTGTGAATGTTGAGGACAACTTGGGAGAATACCAGCTTTCTGAAATGGAGGAAAAAGTAATGGCAAACTCGAAAAGTCAGAAGATGATGGATTCCAAGCAGCTCAAGGAATATGTGGATGTTCTTGAGATATTCAAGGTAAACAAAGAGCAATTCCTCAAAATCTTCAAGGAATCTGATATTGGTGTATCAGAGAATTCCCCTGGCCAGCAAATTTCCaataaaaaggcaaaattaaCCAAATCAGGATCATTCCCGGTAGCAGATCCATCTCGTCTTAGAAATCTTAGGCCCAGTACTATAGAACATAAGCAGAATGAAACTTGGACCTCCCCAAAAGAAAAATTGCTTGTATGCAGTACTAAAAAAGGGGATGATAATGGGGGAAGTGCTGTTAAACAAAAAGCTAATACTAATTCTCAGGGTTCATCCCAGGCATCAAGTCACCAAAAATGGAAGAAGTTGCTTACAGGTTACTTCAGAGGTAGAAAGCAGAGAATAAAACATGCTGTCAAAGAGAATAAAAAGGAGAATGACTACTCGAAAACTGAAGGGCAAGAGATGCCTAGAGGTTTGGAAAACATAAGTGAGGTGGGCTGTGGTGCAGAGAGCTCAAGATTTTATCAAGAGAGCAATGGTTCTGAACCTGATCTTGGAAAAAGCAGAAGGCAAATGAGAAGAACAGCCTCTCTAAACGAGTCGCCGGAAAGACACGCTTGGTTGTTTGAGTCTAGCTGCGGCAGAGAAGCAAAGTTACCTCACTCCAGCAGCTTAAAGTTGAGAAATGAAGATAAGACTGCATCGAAAGAGCATATTCCGAAATTCTTCAGAAGTGTTTCCTCCCTGCCTGATCTTGAGTCATTTTCATCCTTATTGAATGAGTTGGCTCACGGCTCAGAGATGCCAGTTAGCACTGAAGTGGCTTGCAATACAAACAGTGAAAGTGATAAACATGATGAAACAAAGTCAAGTAGCCCTCCTCAAGCTAAAGATAATCTGGAGCCATTAATTGAGAATAGAGAACAAGGAAGTGACAACAATGCGAGTATGGAAAATTCGGGTCCCTTGATATTGAGTAGAATTGGTGAGAAATTTTTAATGTCAGGTCAATTTGGTGAGAATATCATTGATGCTTTAAAGGTTGCTAGCATCACTCCACAAGATGAGGTGATTGTTTCCTCAATGGATCCTACCATATGCCTTGAGCAACAAAGTCCAGATCCGATACCCGAAAATTGTTTTCCAGGTAATAGAAAAGTCCTTGCAGAAGTTCCAATATCAGAAG CAGGTTCAGAGTTGAATCTGGAGCAAGCTCAAATTGATGAGGCAGATTCTTCTTTCAACATTCAACATGAGTCCAAAGCTGATTATTTACCAGACTTTTGTGACACAGTGATCACTGACAAGGACAATCAACTCCAGCATTTTGAATTGGGTGAAAATGAACCTTCCTTCAATTATGTAGGACAAGTTCTAATGCTGTCAGGATTCGTCGAAAATGACTGCCATGGAACTTGGTACTCACTGGACCAGCCACTGAATCCTTCAGTTTACAAGGAACTGGAAGAATACTTGCACCATGAGCCACAATACTCCCCTGAAAGCATTGGAGAAAACTGTGAGCACCAGCTTCTGTTTGATTTAACCAACGAGGTACTAATTGAGCTCTCTGAGAGATCATTAACCTATTTCCCACTAGCCTTGTCTTTTAATCGCCTCATTAGTCCAATGCCAAAGGGAAAACGTGTTGTTAATGAGGTCTGGTCCAGAATTTGCTGGTACATAACCTTCAGGACAAACCTGGATCAGTCATTAGATGGTATTTTGGCTCAAGATTTGACAAAGGGTAATGGTTGGCTGATTCATCAGTTTGAGACAGAATGTGTAGCCCTTGAAGTTGAAGACTTGATCTGCGATGAACTCTTAGATGAACTCATGAAAGAGTTGAGTTGA
- the LOC123225435 gene encoding protein TRM32 isoform X2: MGRQLQRVHSGVQYEGYHPGCLWSILHILGFGSGEAQSSLDADNFLDATKNANPSSTISKVSSWKKRTGKLLNQKADLGDSVNVEDNLGEYQLSEMEEKVMANSKSQKMMDSKQLKEYVDVLEIFKVNKEQFLKIFKESDIGVSENSPGQQISNKKAKLTKSGSFPVADPSRLRNLRPSTIEHKQNETWTSPKEKLLVCSTKKGDDNGGSAVKQKANTNSQGSSQASSHQKWKKLLTGYFRGRKQRIKHAVKENKKENDYSKTEGQEMPRGLENISEVGCGAESSRFYQESNGSEPDLGKSRRQMRRTASLNESPERHAWLFESSCGREAKLPHSSSLKLRNEDKTASKEHIPKFFRSVSSLPDLESFSSLLNELAHGSEMPVSTEVACNTNSESDKHDETKSSSPPQAKDNLEPLIENREQGSDNNASMENSGPLILSRIGEKFLMSGQFGENIIDALKVASITPQDEVIVSSMDPTICLEQQSPDPIPENCFPGNRKVLAEVPISEGSELNLEQAQIDEADSSFNIQHESKADYLPDFCDTVITDKDNQLQHFELGENEPSFNYVGQVLMLSGFVENDCHGTWYSLDQPLNPSVYKELEEYLHHEPQYSPESIGENCEHQLLFDLTNEVLIELSERSLTYFPLALSFNRLISPMPKGKRVVNEVWSRICWYITFRTNLDQSLDGILAQDLTKGNGWLIHQFETECVALEVEDLICDELLDELMKELS, encoded by the exons ATGGGAAGGCAGTTGCAGCGTGTACACTCTGGCGTTCAATATGAGGGCTACCATCCAGGCTGCCTATGGAGCATACTACATATTCTTG GCTTTGGAAGTGGTGAAGCGCAAAGTTCACTGGATGCTGATAACTTCCTG GATGCTACCAAAAATGCAAACCCTTCTTCCACTATATCTAAGGTTTCATCTTGGAAAAAGAGAACGGGGAAATTGTTGAATCAAAAGGCTGATTTGGGTGACAGTGTGAATGTTGAGGACAACTTGGGAGAATACCAGCTTTCTGAAATGGAGGAAAAAGTAATGGCAAACTCGAAAAGTCAGAAGATGATGGATTCCAAGCAGCTCAAGGAATATGTGGATGTTCTTGAGATATTCAAGGTAAACAAAGAGCAATTCCTCAAAATCTTCAAGGAATCTGATATTGGTGTATCAGAGAATTCCCCTGGCCAGCAAATTTCCaataaaaaggcaaaattaaCCAAATCAGGATCATTCCCGGTAGCAGATCCATCTCGTCTTAGAAATCTTAGGCCCAGTACTATAGAACATAAGCAGAATGAAACTTGGACCTCCCCAAAAGAAAAATTGCTTGTATGCAGTACTAAAAAAGGGGATGATAATGGGGGAAGTGCTGTTAAACAAAAAGCTAATACTAATTCTCAGGGTTCATCCCAGGCATCAAGTCACCAAAAATGGAAGAAGTTGCTTACAGGTTACTTCAGAGGTAGAAAGCAGAGAATAAAACATGCTGTCAAAGAGAATAAAAAGGAGAATGACTACTCGAAAACTGAAGGGCAAGAGATGCCTAGAGGTTTGGAAAACATAAGTGAGGTGGGCTGTGGTGCAGAGAGCTCAAGATTTTATCAAGAGAGCAATGGTTCTGAACCTGATCTTGGAAAAAGCAGAAGGCAAATGAGAAGAACAGCCTCTCTAAACGAGTCGCCGGAAAGACACGCTTGGTTGTTTGAGTCTAGCTGCGGCAGAGAAGCAAAGTTACCTCACTCCAGCAGCTTAAAGTTGAGAAATGAAGATAAGACTGCATCGAAAGAGCATATTCCGAAATTCTTCAGAAGTGTTTCCTCCCTGCCTGATCTTGAGTCATTTTCATCCTTATTGAATGAGTTGGCTCACGGCTCAGAGATGCCAGTTAGCACTGAAGTGGCTTGCAATACAAACAGTGAAAGTGATAAACATGATGAAACAAAGTCAAGTAGCCCTCCTCAAGCTAAAGATAATCTGGAGCCATTAATTGAGAATAGAGAACAAGGAAGTGACAACAATGCGAGTATGGAAAATTCGGGTCCCTTGATATTGAGTAGAATTGGTGAGAAATTTTTAATGTCAGGTCAATTTGGTGAGAATATCATTGATGCTTTAAAGGTTGCTAGCATCACTCCACAAGATGAGGTGATTGTTTCCTCAATGGATCCTACCATATGCCTTGAGCAACAAAGTCCAGATCCGATACCCGAAAATTGTTTTCCAGGTAATAGAAAAGTCCTTGCAGAAGTTCCAATATCAGAAG GTTCAGAGTTGAATCTGGAGCAAGCTCAAATTGATGAGGCAGATTCTTCTTTCAACATTCAACATGAGTCCAAAGCTGATTATTTACCAGACTTTTGTGACACAGTGATCACTGACAAGGACAATCAACTCCAGCATTTTGAATTGGGTGAAAATGAACCTTCCTTCAATTATGTAGGACAAGTTCTAATGCTGTCAGGATTCGTCGAAAATGACTGCCATGGAACTTGGTACTCACTGGACCAGCCACTGAATCCTTCAGTTTACAAGGAACTGGAAGAATACTTGCACCATGAGCCACAATACTCCCCTGAAAGCATTGGAGAAAACTGTGAGCACCAGCTTCTGTTTGATTTAACCAACGAGGTACTAATTGAGCTCTCTGAGAGATCATTAACCTATTTCCCACTAGCCTTGTCTTTTAATCGCCTCATTAGTCCAATGCCAAAGGGAAAACGTGTTGTTAATGAGGTCTGGTCCAGAATTTGCTGGTACATAACCTTCAGGACAAACCTGGATCAGTCATTAGATGGTATTTTGGCTCAAGATTTGACAAAGGGTAATGGTTGGCTGATTCATCAGTTTGAGACAGAATGTGTAGCCCTTGAAGTTGAAGACTTGATCTGCGATGAACTCTTAGATGAACTCATGAAAGAGTTGAGTTGA
- the LOC123224804 gene encoding metallothionein-like protein type 2, whose amino-acid sequence MSCCGGNCGCGSGCSCGSGCTGCGMYPDLSFSERTTTETLIVGVAPVKTYSEGSEVNYGAENCGCGANCNCNPCKCGK is encoded by the exons ATGTCTTGCTGTGGTGGAAATTGTGGCTGTGGCTCCGGCTGCAGTTGCGGCAGCGGCTGCACCGG ATGTGGCATGTATCCTGACTTGTCTTTCTCGGAGAGGACAACCACCGAGACCCTCATCGTCGGGGTTGCTCCGGTGAAGAC GTACTCTGAAGGATCTGAGGTGAACTATGGAGCAGAGAACTGCGGCTGCGGTGCTAACTGCAACTGCAATCCCTGCAAATGCGGGAAGTGA
- the LOC123225166 gene encoding fasciclin-like arabinogalactan protein 4, with translation MRHHHHFDPPSSRSPSLNPFVSSATNTGTSLSAIRERRTHTPHSTSMAFNLFIFHFTPTIIIYLLYITTPSVSALNITQLLSPYPNLSAFSTLLSNTAVASDLSQRSSLTLLTVSNSYLSSPSFVDLTSRLSPSSLGDLIRYHVLLQFFSWSDLQQISLSGILVTTLFQTTGRASSNFGSVNISRDPTTKTITLRSPAPFSPSNATVLSLVKTLPYNITILSVDSLIIPYDFDLMASDSRPPLGLNITKALIDGHNFNVAASMLSASGVVQEFEADEGGAGITLFVPTDIAFADLPNNMKLQALPADKKAVVLKFHVLHSYYPLGSLESIVNPVQPTLATEDMGAGRFTLNISRVNGSVAIDTGLVQASVTQTVFDQNPVAIFGVSKVFLPREIFGKESAVSGKPGDEGLGKAQGSDVSTSPDDSSGFGGPSSHLSSPPGSLEDARSGVDDLAQRNSCVVVALCCIGLLYVLI, from the coding sequence ATGCGTCACCATCACCATTTTGACCCTCCATCATCACGCTCTCCATCACTCAATCCCTTCGTTAGCTCTGCTACAAACACCGGTACCTCACTCTCTGCAATTCGAGAGAGACGCACACACACTCCACACAGCACATCCATGGCTTTCAATCTGTTCATTTTCCATTTTACCCCTACTATTATAATCTATTTACTCTACATTACCACCCCCTCCGTTTCAGCACTAAACATCACACAACTACTCTCTCCGTACCCAAATCTCTCCGCATTTTCCACGCTTCTCTCCAACACCGCCGTTGCCTCTGACCTTTCCCAGCGCTCCTCCCTCACTCTTCTCACCGTATCTAACTCCTACTTAAGTTCCCCCTCCTTTGTGGACCTCACAAGCCGCCTCTCCCCTTCCTCACTGGGCGACCTCATACGGTACCACGTACTCCTCCAATTCTTTTCATGGTCCGACCTCCAGCAGATCTCTCTCTCCGGGATTCTTGTCACTACGCTTTTTCAGACGACGGGTCGGGCTTCCTCCAATTTCGGTTCGGTGAATATAAGCCGTGACCCGACAACCAAGACAATAACACTTCGCTCACCGGCCCCTTTCTCCCCTTCAAACGCCACCGTTTTATCCCTCGTCAAAACCCTACCTTACAACATCACAATCCTGTCCGTCGACTCCCTCATCATCCCCTACGATTTTGATCTCATGGCGTCCGACTCACGTCCTCCGCTTGGATTGAACATCACTAAGGCCTTAATTGACGGCCACAATTTTAATGTCGCGGCGTCGATGCTATCCGCCTCCGGCGTTGTTCAAGAATTTGAGGCCGACGAAGGCGGTGCCGGAATAACACTATTTGTTCCTACTGATATCGCATTTGCAGATCTACCTAACAATATGAAGCTTCAAGCCCTTCCAGCTGATAAAAAAGCTGTAGTCTTGAAATTTCACGTCTTGCATTCATATTATCCGTTAGGTTCATTAGAGTCGATTGTGAACCCGGTTCAGCCGACATTAGCTACGGAGGACATGGGAGCAGGTagatttactttaaatatttccAGAGTGAATGGTTCGGTTGCTATTGACACTGGGCTTGTTCAAGCGTCGGTGACACAAACAGTATTTGATCAGAATCCTGTGGCCATTTTTGGAGTATCAAAAGTGTTTTTGCCAAGGGAGATTTTCGGAAAAGAATCAGCGGTTTCCGGGAAGCCTGGTGATGAAGGGCTGGGGAAAGCTCAGGGGTCGGATGTTTCAACGTCGCCTGATGATTCGTCGGGATTCGGTGGACCCTCTTCTCATTTGTCGTCGCCACCAGGCTCTCTCGAGGACGCTAGGTCAGGAGTTGATGACTTGGCGCAAAGGAACAGCTGCGTTGTCGTGGCCCTGTGTTGTATAGGATTGTTGTATGtattgatatga
- the LOC123224802 gene encoding probable GTP-binding protein OBGM, mitochondrial, whose protein sequence is MWIQRAKSLWHLEPIRRSSKPPWLSVMFLPYSDAPHKKTKAAPLQETRMRDKCTLYCKGGDGGNGCSSFRRSRHDRRGRPDGGNGGRGGDVILECSPSVWDFSGLQHHVRAARGGHGTAKNKIGTRGEEKVVLVPVGTVIHLIEGKIPAVVENCSETNLDPWDLPGTLYSDPSESDQRTAIKNTNVPEEVKTVCSYGDSSPHNEIKLEAVTSLQDITLTAREDEEQIQYNVAELTKKGQQILIARGGEGGLGNVCCPSVSNDDKSSLSSGLPGSEAVVVLELKSIADVGFVGMPNVGKSTLLGAISRARPAVGHYAFTTLRPNLGNLNFDDFSITVADIPGLIRGAHQNRGLGHAFLRHIERTKVLAYVVDLASGLDGRKGIPPWEQLRDLILELEYHQEGLSDRPSFVVANKIDEAGAEKVYEELERRVQGVSIYPVCAILEEGVSELKDGLRMLVNGEKFETLSLEKIHLD, encoded by the exons ATGTGGATACAACGGGCAAAATCGCTTTGGCATCTAGAACCCATTAGACGATCTTCAAAACCGCCATGGCTCTCGGTGATGTTCCTTCCTTACTCAGATGCTCCCCACAAGAAGACCAAGGCGGCTCCTTTACAG GAAACCAGAATGAGGGACAAATGTACACTGTATTGCAAAGGAGGTGATGGTGGCAACGGCTGTTCAAGCTTCCGCCGAAGCCGCCATGATCGCCGTGGTAGACCTGATG GTGGAAATGGTGGAAGAGGTGGTGATGTGATTCTTGAATGTTCTCCTTCAGTTTGGGACTTCAGCGGTTTGCAACATCATGTT AGAGCGGCTAGAGGAGGACATGGAACTGCAAAGAATAAGATAGGAACCCGCGGAGAAGAGAAG GTTGTCCTAGTGCCGGTTGGCACTGTAATTCATCTTATTGAGGGTAAAATTCCAGCTGTGGTTGAAAACTGTTCAGAAACAAACTTGGATCCCTGGGACCTTCCAGGTACCCTTTATAGTGATCCGTCTGAATCTGATCAGCGGACAGCCATTAAGAATACAAATGTGCCAGAGGAAGTCAAGACTGTGTGCAGTTATGGTGATTCATCACCTCATAATGAAATAAAGTTGGAGGCAGTAACAAGCCTGCAGGACATCACTCTAACTGCGAGGGAAGATGAGGAACAAATACAATATAATGTTGCAGAATTAACCAAAAAAGGTCAGCAAATTCTCATTGCTCGGGGAGGAGAGGGTGGTTTGGGTAATGTGTGTTGTCCAAGTGTTTCAAATGATGATAAATCCTCCCTTAGTTCTGGGTTGCCTGGTTCAGAGGCAGTTGTTGTACTTGAACTCAAGAGCATTGCTGATGTGGGCTTTGTGGGGATGCCAAATGTTGGCAAAAGTACTCTTCTAGGGGCTATATCGAGGGCTAGGCCTGCAGTCGGCCATTATGCCTTCACAACTCTCAGACCTAATTTAGGAAATCTTAACTTTGATGACTTCTCAATTACAGTGGCTGACATTCCAGGACTCATAAGGGGTGCCCATCAGAATCGTGGACTTGGACATGCTTTTCTGCGGCATATAGAGCGTACAAAGGTTCTGGCTTATGTGGTGGACTTGGCTTCTGGGTTAGATGGTAGAAAGGGAATTCCACCATGGGAACAGCTAAGAGATTTAATTTTAGAGCTTGAGTATCATCAGGAGGGTTTATCTGATCGGCCGTCCTTTGTAGtagcaaataaaattgatgaagcAGGTGCTGAGAAAGTGTACGAAGAACTGGAAAGAAGAGTGCAGGGTGTGTCTATATATCCAGTGTGTGCTATCTTGGAGGAAGGAGTTTCAGAGCTGAAAGATGGTCTTAGGATGCTTGTGAATGGTGAAAAATTTGAGACACTCAGTTTAGAAAAAATTCATCTTGATTAA
- the LOC123225435 gene encoding protein TRM32 isoform X3, which yields MGRQLQRVHSGVQYEGYHPGCLWSILHILGFGSGEAQSSLDADNFLDATKNANPSSTISKVSSWKKRTGKLLNQKADLGDSVNVEDNLGEYQLSEMEEKVMANSKSQKMMDSKQLKEYVDVLEIFKVNKEQFLKIFKESDIGVSENSPGQQISNKKAKLTKSGSFPVADPSRLRNLRPSTIEHKQNETWTSPKEKLLVCSTKKGDDNGGSAVKQKANTNSQGSSQASSHQKWKKLLTGYFRGRKQRIKHAVKENKKENDYSKTEGQEMPRGLENISEVGCGAESSRFYQESNGSEPDLGKSRRQMRRTASLNESPERHAWLFESSCGREAKLPHSSSLKLRNEDKTASKEHIPKFFRSVSSLPDLESFSSLLNELAHGSEMPVSTEVACNTNSESDKHDETKSSSPPQAKDNLEPLIENREQGSDNNASMENSGPLILSRIGEKFLMSGQFGENIIDALKVASITPQDEVIVSSMDPTICLEQQSPDPIPENCFPGSELNLEQAQIDEADSSFNIQHESKADYLPDFCDTVITDKDNQLQHFELGENEPSFNYVGQVLMLSGFVENDCHGTWYSLDQPLNPSVYKELEEYLHHEPQYSPESIGENCEHQLLFDLTNEVLIELSERSLTYFPLALSFNRLISPMPKGKRVVNEVWSRICWYITFRTNLDQSLDGILAQDLTKGNGWLIHQFETECVALEVEDLICDELLDELMKELS from the exons ATGGGAAGGCAGTTGCAGCGTGTACACTCTGGCGTTCAATATGAGGGCTACCATCCAGGCTGCCTATGGAGCATACTACATATTCTTG GCTTTGGAAGTGGTGAAGCGCAAAGTTCACTGGATGCTGATAACTTCCTG GATGCTACCAAAAATGCAAACCCTTCTTCCACTATATCTAAGGTTTCATCTTGGAAAAAGAGAACGGGGAAATTGTTGAATCAAAAGGCTGATTTGGGTGACAGTGTGAATGTTGAGGACAACTTGGGAGAATACCAGCTTTCTGAAATGGAGGAAAAAGTAATGGCAAACTCGAAAAGTCAGAAGATGATGGATTCCAAGCAGCTCAAGGAATATGTGGATGTTCTTGAGATATTCAAGGTAAACAAAGAGCAATTCCTCAAAATCTTCAAGGAATCTGATATTGGTGTATCAGAGAATTCCCCTGGCCAGCAAATTTCCaataaaaaggcaaaattaaCCAAATCAGGATCATTCCCGGTAGCAGATCCATCTCGTCTTAGAAATCTTAGGCCCAGTACTATAGAACATAAGCAGAATGAAACTTGGACCTCCCCAAAAGAAAAATTGCTTGTATGCAGTACTAAAAAAGGGGATGATAATGGGGGAAGTGCTGTTAAACAAAAAGCTAATACTAATTCTCAGGGTTCATCCCAGGCATCAAGTCACCAAAAATGGAAGAAGTTGCTTACAGGTTACTTCAGAGGTAGAAAGCAGAGAATAAAACATGCTGTCAAAGAGAATAAAAAGGAGAATGACTACTCGAAAACTGAAGGGCAAGAGATGCCTAGAGGTTTGGAAAACATAAGTGAGGTGGGCTGTGGTGCAGAGAGCTCAAGATTTTATCAAGAGAGCAATGGTTCTGAACCTGATCTTGGAAAAAGCAGAAGGCAAATGAGAAGAACAGCCTCTCTAAACGAGTCGCCGGAAAGACACGCTTGGTTGTTTGAGTCTAGCTGCGGCAGAGAAGCAAAGTTACCTCACTCCAGCAGCTTAAAGTTGAGAAATGAAGATAAGACTGCATCGAAAGAGCATATTCCGAAATTCTTCAGAAGTGTTTCCTCCCTGCCTGATCTTGAGTCATTTTCATCCTTATTGAATGAGTTGGCTCACGGCTCAGAGATGCCAGTTAGCACTGAAGTGGCTTGCAATACAAACAGTGAAAGTGATAAACATGATGAAACAAAGTCAAGTAGCCCTCCTCAAGCTAAAGATAATCTGGAGCCATTAATTGAGAATAGAGAACAAGGAAGTGACAACAATGCGAGTATGGAAAATTCGGGTCCCTTGATATTGAGTAGAATTGGTGAGAAATTTTTAATGTCAGGTCAATTTGGTGAGAATATCATTGATGCTTTAAAGGTTGCTAGCATCACTCCACAAGATGAGGTGATTGTTTCCTCAATGGATCCTACCATATGCCTTGAGCAACAAAGTCCAGATCCGATACCCGAAAATTGTTTTCCAG GTTCAGAGTTGAATCTGGAGCAAGCTCAAATTGATGAGGCAGATTCTTCTTTCAACATTCAACATGAGTCCAAAGCTGATTATTTACCAGACTTTTGTGACACAGTGATCACTGACAAGGACAATCAACTCCAGCATTTTGAATTGGGTGAAAATGAACCTTCCTTCAATTATGTAGGACAAGTTCTAATGCTGTCAGGATTCGTCGAAAATGACTGCCATGGAACTTGGTACTCACTGGACCAGCCACTGAATCCTTCAGTTTACAAGGAACTGGAAGAATACTTGCACCATGAGCCACAATACTCCCCTGAAAGCATTGGAGAAAACTGTGAGCACCAGCTTCTGTTTGATTTAACCAACGAGGTACTAATTGAGCTCTCTGAGAGATCATTAACCTATTTCCCACTAGCCTTGTCTTTTAATCGCCTCATTAGTCCAATGCCAAAGGGAAAACGTGTTGTTAATGAGGTCTGGTCCAGAATTTGCTGGTACATAACCTTCAGGACAAACCTGGATCAGTCATTAGATGGTATTTTGGCTCAAGATTTGACAAAGGGTAATGGTTGGCTGATTCATCAGTTTGAGACAGAATGTGTAGCCCTTGAAGTTGAAGACTTGATCTGCGATGAACTCTTAGATGAACTCATGAAAGAGTTGAGTTGA
- the LOC123224803 gene encoding metallothionein-like protein type 2, protein MSCCGGNSGCGSSWKCGGSCNGCGMFPELSFSEKAPTAATVVGVAPVKILIRTVKELLVSFLQLFNDHAYPRWEISFPLAGIGL, encoded by the exons ATGTCTTGCTGTGGTGGAAACAGTGGCTGCGGCTCTTCCTGGAAGTGCGGCGGTAGCTGCAACGg ATGCGGCATGTTCCCTGAGTTGAGTTTCTCAGAGAAGGCACCAACCGCGGCCACTGTTGTTGGTGTTGCTCCTGTGAAGAT TTTGATAAGGACTGTTAAGGAGTTATTGGTGAGTTTTCTGCAATTGTTTAACGATCATGCGTATCCTAGGTGGGAAATATCATTTCCTCTGGCAGGCATAGGCCTATAA